DNA from Canis lupus baileyi chromosome 6, mCanLup2.hap1, whole genome shotgun sequence:
CTTGAGTGGGACGGATCGGATCTGTGCAGAGGGTCTCATGGCCGAGCCCCTACACTGCAAGATGGGCCTGGGCAGCAGCATGATGGGTCTGGGGCCACAGAATAGGTGCACCAGGCCTGGGACCGCAGCACCCTAAGGCAACGGCCAGGCTGTGAAGTGTTTTCTACTTTTACTTCCTGTTCTTAATTATTAAAGTTAGATGGAGATAAGTCAGAATGTTGGTACAAAGACACAGAAATTAGCCAAACTCTCACTGAGTCCTTTCGGCAGTGGGGCGTACTTTCACTGCAGGCTTCTCTGGTGTCATTAGCACTCTTACCACTTTCTTTTCAGGAGGAAATCTCAGAAATCAAAGCAGAGGGGAACCTGGAAGCAGTGTTGAACACCTTGGACAGGATCGTGGAAGAAGGCAAAGACCACACGGAGCTAGCCTGGTGAGAAAGGCACTTGGAGCTGGCTCCGGCCCCTGGAGGCTCCTGCGGGAGACTGCCGCTGACCTCCAGGGTGCAGCCAGCCTATGGTCTCCTCTGGGTAAGGAGAGCCCCAGAGCAGACGCCTGTTATTGAGGGCTTGGGGCAGATGGAGGGACGCCTGCCATCCTTGCCGGGGGCTCCTTTCAGGCCCCACCTGGCTGTAGCAGAGAGGGTGGGCAGGAGGCGGAAGGGTGGATTTGCCATCTTCTGTTGGACCAGCCTAGGCATCTGgtctttattcactcatccacATAACAATATTTGGGGAACATGCAGCAGTGAACAAGTCCTGCTCCCCTGGAGCTGACATTCCTGCAGGCAACCTTGTGGCCTGGGGTGTCCTGTGCAGGATGGGGCCCCACCGGCTCCCTGTATGAACAGCATCAGACCAGAGCCAGGAAACACCTTCCTCATGCTTTCCAGTTCTTTTATGCTTTGTGATTTTAACACGTAAGAGAATTAAGTTTTATAACagaaaaagagtattttaaagaACCTCTGGCAGGTTCCACCTCACTGCCCATCAGAACCAACCCATCCCCTCACACAGCATTCAGAACCCCCATACTCTTGCCTCTTCATCTGCCCACCTTCCCACTTGCTGGGGCCTCTGCAGGTCCCCCACTCATCCAGTCCCACCCCACGCTACAGCTCACTGGTCCCCAGGATGAGGCAGCAGCTGGAAGGTCGCCTCCTGCCCTGAAGTGTTAGACGTGGGGGTGCATGTGGCTGTGATGGGTTCAGACATGGAGCaagaggacagggagaggggTTCCTGGGCGCCCAAGTTAAGGCTTCACAGGTTAGTGTATCAGCAGAGCAGGGGCCGTGGAAACCCATACAATGTGAGACTGCAGGTGGGAAGACCACTGGAGCATCACCCACACACgtcccccccaacccctccactGGCCCATGTGACTTCACAGGCGCCCTAGCGGGATCCCGGAAGAAGACGTGCGCAGTGCCATGGTGCCCTACTTCCTGCAGCAGCGGGACGCCTTACAGCGCCGTGTTCACAGGCAGGAGGCTGAAAACAGACAACTGGCAGAGGCTGTCCTGGCTGGGCGCCGGCGGGTGGAGGAGCTACAGCAGCAAGGCCAGGCCCAGCAGCAGGCCTGGCAGGTGGGTGCCCTGGCAGGTGTTTTCCTACTGCGGGCTGGCTCCTCCTGTCAGGGTTAGCACCCCGTGGCCCTGGGTTCTCTACAAGACCACTTCCCAGGAGCTTTAAGACGTATATGTgagggggtgcccaggtggctcattcggttgacaactcttggtttcagctcgggttgtgGTCTCCAGGTCAGCTCTGCACTTGGcgcagtctgcttcagattttccccctccctctgtccccgtATGCCCTCTCGCATGCAAAAAGTGGCTCCAATCCAGGATTGCTGGTAGGGCTTGGGCAGCAGCACCAGTGTTGGGCTTGCTTCGTCATGCAGATGTCCAGCCTGTGTTTACTCATAACCACTAGGCAGCTGCCTTCCGGGAGCTGACTGTCCTGTTCCTCACGGGAGTGGGTCCCCATGCCTTGGAGCAGGGCCAGTGGCTTGCTCTTCACTCTTGTCTTCACCCCTCCCTGGCTCTGGGGTGCCCTGCTGGGTCCTCAGGCGAGATGCTGCCCCAGCAACGCCACTCTGTCTCTGTGAGGCCATGGGTCACTCTTCTGTTTGGAGGGGCTCGAAGCCTCTGCTCAGAGCTGCCCCTCACCCAATGTAGCTAGACCCCAGCCATGTATGCAGTGGGTCGGCTGGATGAGCCAAGTACTGGGCCCTGTGTGGGACCAGGAGGGCTCTGTCCTCCCCATGGCCCGCTCCCCAGTTGCAAGCTCACCTAACTCAAGAGAGTATCTTTGCTAGAAATCGCTGGTGGGAGGTCAGATGATCAGGGCATACTTTGGGGGTTCATATTCATGGTGGGCGCTCTGGGGAGGCCCAGCCCTGGTGACTACAGCCCCCAGCCTGCCCTAAACCCCTGTGGAGTAGAGGGGACCCTTCTGATAGGCCTTGGCCCTCACATGCCCTGCTGGGCCTTCCATGTCATCCTAGGGGAAGGAGGCCTGGGGACAAgcagagtggagggagagggttTGGATATTCTCATGTCCTGTTTGTTCCCTCCTGCCGCTGCAGGCCCTGCGCAGAGAACAGAAGGAGCTGGTGGGTGTGCTGGGGGAGCCTGAGTGAGGAGACGGTGGCCGGATCAGGAGCAGATGGTGGTCAAGGGCCTGGGGGAGCTGCCTCTCAGAACCACCGAGACATGCCCAGTCCTGAGTGGGGATGTAACTAGCTGGAGGATGAGGCCTG
Protein-coding regions in this window:
- the LOC140635373 gene encoding polyamine-modulated factor 1 isoform X4, translating into MATARGVHADGGCEEKGPEGSCPESGPHSATIPRVKLLDTLVDTFLQKLVAAGSYQRFTDCYKRLYQLQPEMTQRIYDKFITQLQTSVQEEISEIKAEGNLEAVLNTLDRIVEEGKDHTELAWRPSGIPEEDVRSAMVPYFLQQRDALQRRVHRQEAENRQLAEAVLAGRRRVEELQQQGQAQQQAWQALRREQKELVGVLGEPE